In one window of Tubulanus polymorphus chromosome 3, tnTubPoly1.2, whole genome shotgun sequence DNA:
- the LOC141901001 gene encoding uncharacterized protein LOC141901001, translating to MLLLPTELKYQGGDFDLLKAIKELFVRQTNPLQDVEKLASAMASYEQLYGLRETVRMIRLGMIRLPQAVPRSETLVLVTGNDLYYDKEKIKVVTDIIHRLGIQVIIVGPSSHVTSVQDYMSLMNTETDMILLSDDFGGLQALSDPIFTAITQHVKCPEGFYQAGTSCKRSEAVDYFCQLADGQKYAAGSSWTTRSCYTWSCTSAGPVVTSYGCRNARGQCLPIGSSNFVCIVDGVWYSSCRCTYNVQTKSVQYTHS from the exons ATGTTACTTCTGCCAACCGAGTTGAAATATCAAG GCGGTGATTTCGATTTATTGAAAGCTATCAAAGAGTTATTCGTCCGGCAAACCAACCCTCTTCAAGACGTTGAGAAATTGGCGAGTGCGATGGCGTCTTACGAGCAGCTGTACGGATTGAGGGAAACCGTCCGTATGATACGACTTGGCATGATACGTTTGCCGCAGGCAGTGCCACGGAGCGAAACGCTGGTTTTAGTGACTGGCAACGATCTCTACTACGACAAAGAG AAAATAAAGGTGGTCACAGATATCATACATCGCCTAGGAATACAAGTGATAATAGTTGGTCCATCGTCGCATGTTACCAGTGTACAGGACTACATGAGTTTGATGAATACAGAAACTGATATGATTCTTCTGTCAGATGATTTCGGTGGTTTACAAGCACTCAGTGATCCAATATTCACTGCCATCACACAAC ATGTAAAATGTCCAGAAGGATTTTACCAAGCTGGAACATCGTGTAAAC GATCCGAAGCCGTGGACTATTTTTGTCAGTTAGCTGACGGACAGAAATATGCAGCAGGAAGTTCGTGGACAACAAGGTCTTGCTATACGTGGTCGTGCACGAGCGCTGGTCCAGTTGTTACGTCATACG GTTGTCGGAATGCTAGAGGTCAATGTCTACCAATTGGATCGAGTAATTTCGTGTGTATTGTGGATGGTGTCTGGTACAGCTCGTGTCGCTGTACGTATAATGTCCAGACGAAAAGTGTTCAATATACACACAGTTAG